One Maniola hyperantus chromosome Z, iAphHyp1.2, whole genome shotgun sequence DNA window includes the following coding sequences:
- the LOC117995283 gene encoding uncharacterized protein — protein MEETSEVCVSTCFNTSISDQELAEALDYCDLLDSAYDSELYNICEEIDSIIPTEQKLQTGGALKRSNDSTVNNSVKRVKYNEGASTSAIQHPINSTTPAEYSEGNKVKCDICKIFVNKRYFSNHLKSNLHKNNHLKSHPSLSNVSVIDSAFGQRIITYMINSKNDDLSIFKTPESFLNSIKNDILFLIQESIKEHTVFKVNFILHADFIQQTKELTNSFDFQTSNYIVFRGDDLNIFLSSLCDTFKNKISSFERKDSGWSLTNIKCLHVNVNKFNPLRGTSYIDLPQDIRAKKAVINVKNVDYMCFKWALLSALYPVSSKTDRVSSYSMHSDKLKFDGISFPVKLTDIPKVEKQNNISVNVFGLEYNKEKKNHSVVGPLYFTKSRNSTHVNLLLISNKTNSHYCYIKNMSRLISKQISNQEHAIYLCDGCLLHFPTHERLENHQQNDCVHIITELPNSELSKKNWFGQPSSNNKIKFDKFNKKLRVPFVIYADFEAFLNPINSCSNDPSKPFTENIQKHEVYSFGYYIKCSYDDSLSKYETYSGPDCSKVFMERLCEGIKLICRKNSFQKRPNPLTKDDEINISSLQLDS, from the exons ATGGAAGAAACAAGTGAAGTCTGTGTTAGCACATGTTTCAACACGTCAATTAGTGATCAAGAACTAGCTGAAGCTTTGGATTATTGCGATTTATTGGATTCAGCATATGACAGTGAATTGTATAATATTTGTGAAGAAATTGATTCAATCAT ccCAACTGAACAAAAACTTCAAACTGGCGGAGCTTTAAAGCGGTCCAATGATTCCACAGTAAATAACTCTGTGAAAAGAGTGAAATATAATGAAGGAGCCTCAACTTCAGCTATTCAACACCCTATCAACTCTACTACACCAGCTGAATATTCAGAAGGTAATAAAGTGAAGTGTgatatttgtaaaatttttgttaacaaaaggtatttttctaatcatttaaaaagtaatttgcataaaaataatcatttaaagTCACATCCATCATTGTCAAATGTTTCAGTAATTGATTCAGCTTTTGGACAAAGAATAATAACTTACATGATAAATAGTAAAAATGATGATTTATCCATTTTTAAGACCCCTGAATCATTTTtgaattcaataaaaaatgatattttattccTTATCCAAGAGTCGATAAAAGAACATACTGTTTTTAAGGTAAACTTCATTTTACACGCCGATTTTATACAACAAACCAAAGAATTAACAAACTCGTTTGACTTTCAAACATCAAATTATATAGTTTTCCGTGGAGACGATCTAAATATTTTCCTGTCATCATTATGTGacactttcaaaaataaaattagttcttTTGAGAGAAAAGATAGTGGTTGGAGCTTAACAAACATAAAATGCTTACATGtgaatgtaaataaatttaatcctCTTCGTGGTACATCATACATTGATTTACCTCAAGATATTAGAGCAAAAAAAGCAGTGataaatgttaaaaatgttGATTATATGTGTTTTAAATGGGCATTACTTTCTGCTTTGTATCCTGTTAGTAGCAAAACCGATAGAGTCTCGTCATACAGTATGCATTCTGATAAACTTAAGTTTGATGGCATATCATTTCCAGTCAAGTTAACGGATATACCTAAAGTGGAAAAGCAAAACAATATCAGTGTGAATGTTTTTGGTTTAGAATATaacaaagaaaagaaaaatcatAGTGTTGTAGGTCCCCTCTACTTTACAAAATCTCGAAATAGTACTCacgttaatttattattaatttcaaataaaactaaCTCTCATTATTgctatattaaaaatatgtcaCGATTAATAAGCAAGCAAATTTCAAATCAAGAACACGCGATTTATTTATGTGATGGATGCCTACTACATTTTCCTACACATGAGAGATTAGAAAACCACCAACAAAATGATTGCGTTCATATCATAACAGAATTACCAAACAGTGAActatctaaaaaaaattggtttggaCAGCCAtcatcaaacaataaaataaagtttgataagtttaataaaaagttaagaGTACCATTTGTAATATATGCTGATTTCGAAGCGTTTTTAAACCCAATAAATTCATGCTCAAACGATCCCTCTAAACCTTTTACTGAGAACATTCAGAAACACGAAGTGTATAGTTTTGGATATTATATTAAATGTTCATATGATGATAGCCTTTCAAAATATGAAACATACAGCGGTCCAGATTGTTCTAAAGTATTTATGGAACGGCTCTGTGAGGGCATAAAACTAATATGCAGAAAAAATAGTTTTCAAAAACGCCCAAACCCACTAACAAAAgatgatgaaataaatatttcatcacTCCAGTTAGATTCATAA
- the LOC138404538 gene encoding uncharacterized protein, with protein sequence MIKERKNGNYAFIKGDTLVVKSNKNIEKRKRDETGSPSHPNESNDIKTTPQSKFNKVDAFSLMRKRATPSSKINTLLKLIPTFDTAESQQIYRFVRSCDSAFLLADAEKEQILLVYALNNITGTCASDVHSKQYTSWEDLKSYLIEKFSNVKTISHLNLELQSMFQKPAESITDFFHRVDLCRSKIVEKLNTEIKDNTLLGRMATTEETALSVFVNGISSEIGTMLRTRGFQNLTVAGRFAIEEEKIRAMNTARQSLFKNNTNQHKPSLQRTQIVPNPRTTYNSYPSNTKTCNYCKNPGHLISECRKRAYNNNLRNNIQSDSLIRNTLPASLAQTRPSTQRALPTPSAQTRPLIQRALPAPPAYANNLNCEATNEMSSSSEIASASCSMIQTPTPSLNLENFQLKW encoded by the exons ATGATTAAGGAGAGGAAGAACGGTAATTACGCTTTTATAAAAGGTGACACATTAGttgtaaaaagtaataaaaatatagaaaagcGAAAAAGAGACGAAACAGGGTCACCATCACATCCAAATGAATCAAATGACATAAAAACTACTCCTCAGTCGAAATTTAATAAAGTTGATGCCTTTTCTCTCATGAGGAAAAGAGCTACGCCTAGTTCAA AAATTAACACGTTATTAAAACTCATCCCAACATTCGACACCGCAGAATCACAACAAATCTACAGATTTGTCCGGTCTTGTGACTCTGCATTTCTTCTAGCAGACGCCGAGAAGGAACAAATCCTACTCGTCTATGCACTAAATAACATAACGGGTACATGTGCTTCCGATGTCCACTCTAAACAATATACTTCATGGGAAGACCTTAAGTCCTACCTTATTGAGAAATTCTCCAATGTCAAGACGATTTCACATCTCAATTTAGAACTACAGTCGATGTTCCAAAAACCAGCCGAAAGCATAACCGACTTCTTCCACAGAGTCGACTTATGCCGAAGCAAAATAGTTGAAAAACTAAATACCGAAATCAAAGACAATACGTTATTAGGTCGGATGGCAACAACAGAAGAGACCGCCTTAAGCGTCTTCGTTAACGGCATTAGCTCCGAAATAGGTACGATGCTAAGAACGCGAGGTTTCCAAAACCTAACTGTAGCTGGGCGTTTTGCcatagaagaagaaaaaatacgAGCTATGAACACAGCTAGGCAAtccttatttaaaaataacacgAATCAACATAAACCCAGCTTACAACGAACTCAAATCGTTCCTAATCCTCGTACAACTTATAATTCATACCCATCAAATACGAAAACCTGTAACTATTGCAAAAATCCAGGTCATCTAATATCTGAATGTCGCAAAAGAGCATATAACAATAACTTGCGCAATAATATCCAGTCGGACTCCCTCATACGAAACACGTTGCCAGCCTCTCTGGCACAAACGCGCCCGTCAACACAACGAGCCTTACCAACCCCTTCGGCACAGACACGCCCACTAATACAACGTGCCCTACCAGCTCCTCCAGCTTATGCAAATAATTTAAACTGCGAAGCGACCAACGAAATGAGCAGCTCGTCGGAAATCGCTTCAGCCTCCTGCTCAATGATCCAAACTCCGACACCGAGTTTGAACCTAGAGAATTTCCAACTCAAATGGTAA